In a genomic window of Candidatus Cloacimonas sp.:
- the tnpA gene encoding IS200/IS605 family transposase: protein MPASYCHLAVHIVFSTKNRKTWLKKPLAEEMHAYIYGLIINLKGIPLAIGGIEDHIHILCLAPKELSMVEFMAKLKANSSKWFREKTKLDFNWQDGYAAFSVSKSNLDEVKDYIEHQNNHHHNVTAEDEFNAFLKKHWNPDKLKKKRLV from the coding sequence ATGCCTGCATCTTATTGTCATTTGGCTGTTCATATCGTATTCTCTACCAAAAATCGAAAGACCTGGCTGAAAAAACCACTTGCTGAAGAAATGCATGCCTATATCTATGGTTTAATTATCAATTTAAAGGGCATACCTCTTGCTATTGGTGGAATTGAAGACCATATCCATATTCTTTGCCTGGCTCCTAAAGAACTAAGTATGGTTGAATTTATGGCAAAGTTAAAAGCAAATTCCAGTAAATGGTTCAGGGAAAAGACCAAATTGGATTTTAATTGGCAGGATGGTTATGCTGCCTTTTCCGTCAGTAAATCAAATTTGGATGAGGTGAAAGATTATATTGAACATCAGAATAATCATCATCATAATGTCACAGCGGAAGATGAATTTAATGCTTTTCTGAAAAAACATTGGAACCCGGATAAATTGAAGAAAAAACGATTAGTTTAA
- a CDS encoding DNA methyltransferase, translating into MKNQIEIDFQIDPEMENVRMLSNPEGYKGIAAFHKYWGKKPIECLNFIIEKFTKPNDIILDPFVGSGLIALEALKRNRKFIGIDINPISIELTTLMANLPSYERIKDAVSEIEKKAKDQINSCYQTHNNSIATHYLYSGNAIQSVWIKGHKNQRIELSPDKNDIALLEKFSEYKTKNIGNPQFFQNSRINTDKTMTIYDLFTTRALFCIDTLIDQINMFEPDIRRALLLVLTSSSGQMSKMVFAIANRGKKSGLSSDKIEVGSWAIGYWRPTIHFEINVWNCFVNKANKFLKSLKYIDKNPYIDISKSLEDIFDSSSNLLLILGDTRSEIKRIRDNSIDLVITDPPHGDRIPYLELSSVWNAILKAEPQYSNEIVVSNAKERGKNLKHYNEIMEEVTTQLFRVLKPDGILALIFNSTDIKYWEFLINASKHNGISFIGCFPMNYSASSIVQDNRRGALKQDFVLIYIKGPTANRESVINNLSSIPGWSNSYPVRVRTQRIEAR; encoded by the coding sequence ATGAAAAATCAGATTGAAATTGACTTCCAAATTGATCCGGAGATGGAAAATGTAAGAATGTTATCTAACCCGGAAGGATATAAAGGGATTGCTGCTTTCCACAAGTATTGGGGTAAAAAACCTATTGAATGTCTGAATTTTATCATAGAGAAATTTACAAAACCAAATGATATTATACTCGATCCCTTTGTAGGGTCAGGTTTGATAGCTTTAGAGGCATTAAAAAGGAATCGTAAATTCATAGGTATTGATATTAATCCGATATCTATAGAACTAACAACACTTATGGCAAATTTGCCTTCATATGAAAGAATAAAGGATGCAGTTTCCGAAATAGAGAAGAAGGCCAAAGACCAAATAAACTCTTGTTATCAAACTCATAATAACTCAATAGCTACACACTATCTATATAGTGGTAATGCAATACAATCTGTATGGATAAAAGGGCATAAAAATCAAAGAATAGAGTTAAGCCCGGATAAGAATGATATAGCGTTATTAGAAAAATTTAGCGAGTATAAAACTAAGAATATCGGCAATCCACAATTCTTTCAAAATAGCCGAATTAATACAGACAAGACGATGACAATATACGATCTGTTTACTACAAGAGCATTGTTCTGTATTGATACTTTAATTGATCAAATAAATATGTTTGAACCTGATATCCGAAGAGCATTATTGTTAGTTCTCACATCCTCCTCCGGGCAAATGTCAAAAATGGTATTTGCCATAGCTAATAGGGGGAAAAAATCAGGTTTGAGCAGTGACAAAATTGAGGTAGGTAGTTGGGCAATAGGATATTGGCGTCCCACTATCCATTTTGAGATTAATGTTTGGAATTGTTTTGTGAATAAAGCAAACAAATTTCTTAAATCCCTGAAATATATTGATAAAAACCCATATATAGACATCTCCAAAAGTTTGGAAGATATTTTTGATTCCAGTTCAAACCTTTTATTAATTTTAGGAGATACGAGAAGTGAAATTAAGAGAATTAGGGATAATTCTATAGATTTAGTCATTACTGATCCACCCCATGGAGATAGGATTCCTTATTTAGAACTTAGCTCTGTCTGGAATGCTATATTAAAAGCTGAGCCCCAATATTCTAACGAAATCGTTGTATCTAATGCTAAAGAAAGAGGAAAAAATCTAAAGCACTATAATGAAATTATGGAAGAAGTAACAACCCAATTATTTAGAGTATTAAAACCTGATGGTATCCTGGCTCTGATTTTTAACTCAACTGACATAAAATACTGGGAATTTCTTATAAACGCTTCTAAGCATAATGGTATTAGTTTTATTGGATGTTTTCCAATGAATTATTCGGCTTCTTCTATAGTTCAGGATAATAGAAGAGGAGCGTTAAAACAGGATTTTGTGCTGATCTATATTAAAGGTCCAACTGCAAATAGAGAATCTGTAATCAATAACTTATCAAGTATTCCAGGGTGGTCAAATTCCTATCCGGTTAGAGTGAGAACGCAACGGATTGAAGCAAGGTAG
- a CDS encoding DNA methyltransferase, producing the protein MELTDYKNRTYLSAIEAAKFLGITVEMLHNIVNKHLIKAQIATSGQMRFDLKELKDYSSNFIPKTKSKSSDIEKVNVIEINGSIQRIYIENSMRMEEQEDNSIHLMITSPPYFDTKMYSGEPVSDDLGNIHNIDEWFEEIGKVWKEVFRVLQPGRKAFINIMNLPVRLDKGKFRTLNLVGRTIDLCEKIGFIFKRDIIWQKTNAVRAHFGTYPYPGGILINNMHEFILEFDKPEKKGFNKYGHLTKEQKEQSKLDKDFWLSIKKSDVWVMKPQGSGDNRNHIAPFPYELPFRLIKAFSYIGETILDPFAGSGVTLSAAADLKRNGIGYEIYPEIAYEAIKTLTYHQTEIW; encoded by the coding sequence ATGGAACTAACGGACTATAAAAATAGAACTTATCTATCAGCCATAGAAGCAGCAAAATTTTTAGGGATAACCGTAGAGATGCTGCATAATATTGTCAATAAACATCTTATAAAAGCACAAATTGCTACAAGCGGACAAATGCGCTTTGATCTGAAAGAGTTAAAGGACTACAGTTCAAATTTTATACCTAAAACTAAAAGTAAAAGTTCGGATATAGAAAAAGTGAATGTTATTGAGATCAATGGCTCAATTCAAAGAATTTATATAGAGAACTCTATGCGTATGGAAGAGCAAGAGGATAATAGCATCCATCTAATGATTACTTCACCACCTTATTTTGATACCAAAATGTATTCAGGAGAACCGGTTTCTGATGATCTTGGTAATATTCATAACATAGATGAATGGTTTGAGGAAATAGGAAAGGTCTGGAAAGAAGTTTTCAGGGTCTTACAACCAGGTAGAAAAGCATTTATCAATATTATGAACCTTCCTGTTCGGTTAGATAAAGGGAAGTTTAGAACCTTAAATTTAGTAGGAAGAACCATAGATTTATGTGAGAAAATAGGATTTATATTCAAAAGAGATATTATCTGGCAAAAAACCAATGCCGTCCGAGCACATTTTGGTACTTATCCTTATCCGGGTGGAATTTTAATTAACAATATGCACGAATTCATTCTGGAGTTTGATAAACCGGAAAAGAAGGGCTTTAATAAATATGGACATCTCACTAAAGAGCAAAAAGAACAGTCCAAATTGGACAAGGACTTTTGGCTGTCAATTAAGAAAAGTGATGTTTGGGTTATGAAACCACAGGGAAGTGGAGATAACAGAAATCATATAGCACCTTTTCCTTATGAACTTCCATTCCGTTTAATTAAAGCGTTTAGTTATATTGGAGAAACAATTCTTGATCCTTTTGCCGGATCAGGAGTAACTCTTTCTGCTGCTGCTGATTTAAAACGTAATGGTATTGGCTATGAAATATATCCTGAGATTGCCTACGAGGCAATTAAAACTCTCACTTATCATCAAACAGAAATTTGGTGA